One Peromyscus leucopus breed LL Stock chromosome 6, UCI_PerLeu_2.1, whole genome shotgun sequence genomic region harbors:
- the LOC114698547 gene encoding LOW QUALITY PROTEIN: 3 beta-hydroxysteroid dehydrogenase/Delta 5-->4-isomerase type 1-like (The sequence of the model RefSeq protein was modified relative to this genomic sequence to represent the inferred CDS: inserted 1 base in 1 codon): MPGWTCLVTGAGGFLGQRIISLLAQEKELKEVRALDKVFTPETREEFSKMQTKAKVTVLEGDILDAQYLRRACQGISVVIHTAAVIDYLDAIPRQTIVDVNLRGTQNLLEACVQASVPAFIYTSSIDVAGPNSYKKIVLNGHEEEQLESTWPDSYPYSKKLAERAVLAANGCSLKNGGILHTCALRPMYIYGEXSPFIYVTMVRALKNNGILDVTGKFSTVNPVYVGNVAWAHILAARGLRDPKKSPSIQGQFYYISDDTPHQSYDDLNFAVSKDWGLRLDSSWSLPLPLLYWLAFLLETVSFLLRPIYNFRPPFNRHLVTLSNSVFTFSYKKMESVLMSEAHVTIKAHMMSVVWAAT, from the exons ATGCCGGGGTGGACCTGCCTGGTGACAGGAGCAGGAGGGTTTCTGGGCCAGAGGATCATCAGCTTGTTGGCTCAGGAGAAAGAGCTGAAGGAGGTCAGAGCCCTGGACAAAGTCTTCACACCAGAAACCAGGGAGGAATTCTCTA AGATGCAGACAAAAGCCAAGGTGACAGTGCTGGAGGGAGACATTCTGGATGCCCAGTACCTGAGGAGAGCCTGCCAGGGCATCTCTGTTGTCATCCACACCGCTGCTGTCATTGACTACTTAGATGCCATTCCCAGACAGACCATTGTGGATGTCAACCTGAGAG GTACCCAGAATCTGTTGGAAGCCTGTGTCCAAGCTAGTGTGCCAGCTTTCATCTACACCAGCTCAATTGATGTTGCGGGGCCCAACTCCTACAAGAAGATAGTCCTGAATGGCCATGAGGAAGAACAACTTGAAAGTACATGGCCTGATTCCTACCCATATAGTAAAAAGCTGGCTGAGAGGGCAGTGCTGGCAGCCAATGGGTGCAGCCTGAAAAATGGTGGCATTTTGCATACTTGTGCCTTGAGACCTATGTATATCTATGGGG AAAGTCCATTCATTTATGTTACAATGGTTAGGGCCCTCAAAAATAATGGTATTCTGGATGTTACTGGTAAATTTTCCACAGTTAACCCAGTATATGTGGGTAATGTGGCCTGGGCACATATTTTGGCTGCCAGGGGCCTACGAGACCCCAAGAAGTCACCAAGCATCCAAGGTCAGTTCTACTACATCTCAGATGACACGCCTCACCAAAGCTATGATGATTTAAACTTCGCTGTGAGCAAGGACTGGGGCCTCCGCCTTGATTCCAGTTGGAGCCTTCCTCTGCCCCTGCTCTACTGGCTTGCCTTCCTGCTGGAAACTGTGAGCTTCCTGCTGCGTCCAATCTACAACTTCCGGCCTCCATTTAACCGCCACTTGGTCACACTGTCAAACAGTGTGTTCACCTTCTCCTACAAGAAA atggagtctgtgttgatgtcggAGGCCCATGTAACCATCAAAGCCCAcatgatgtctgtggtctgggctgccacctga